The Mycobacterium seoulense genome has a window encoding:
- a CDS encoding acyl-CoA dehydrogenase, whose protein sequence is MVATVTDEQFAARALVRDWARNSTSGPGGTTAIREVERGDADAWRPVFARLAELGIFGVAIPEEHGGAGGSVEDLCAMVEEAAKALVPGPVATTALATLVVTDPDLLAQLAAGERFAGLALEGAAQFDGETSGASGVLPLVLGAAEGGVLLLPADGKWLLVDTASQGVHIEPLEATDFSRPLARVVLTSAPATVVPESRQRVEELAATVLAAEAAGVTRWSLDTAVDYAKVREQFGKPIGSFQAVKHLCAEMLCRAEQAEVAAADAARAAAESEPDQFSIAAALAASIGIAAAKANVKDCIQVLGGIGCTWEHDAHLYLRRAHAIGRFLGGAERWLRRVTELTQAGVRRRLGIDLTDAEGQRAQIAAAVAGIAALPEDERQAALAEAGLQAPHWPAPYGRAASPAEQLLIDQEMAAAGVVRPDLVIGWWAAPTILEHGTPEQIERFVPGTLRGEFLWCQLFSEPGAGSDLASLRTKAVRGDGGWLLTGQKVWTSAAHKARWGVCLARTDPDAPKHKGITYFLVDMQAPGIEIRPLREITGDSLFNEVFLDNVFVPDELVVGAVNDGWRLARTTLANERIAMATGTALGNPMEELLKVLGKLDLDAAQQDRLGRLIVIAQTGALLDQRIAQLAVGGQDPGAQSSVRKLIGVRYRQALAEYMMDVSEGGGLVRNHAVYDFLNTRCLTIAGGTEQILLTVAAERLLGLPR, encoded by the coding sequence GTGGTAGCGACCGTCACAGACGAGCAGTTCGCCGCGCGCGCCCTGGTGCGCGACTGGGCCCGCAATTCGACGTCGGGGCCCGGCGGGACGACGGCGATCCGCGAGGTCGAGCGGGGTGACGCGGACGCGTGGCGCCCGGTGTTCGCCCGCCTGGCCGAGCTGGGCATCTTCGGCGTCGCGATCCCGGAGGAGCACGGCGGGGCCGGTGGCAGCGTCGAGGACCTGTGCGCGATGGTCGAGGAAGCCGCCAAGGCGCTGGTTCCCGGGCCGGTCGCGACCACGGCGCTGGCCACGCTCGTCGTCACCGACCCCGACCTGTTGGCGCAACTGGCCGCCGGGGAACGCTTCGCGGGCCTGGCGCTCGAGGGTGCCGCCCAGTTCGACGGCGAAACGTCGGGCGCGTCGGGTGTCCTGCCCCTGGTGCTGGGCGCCGCCGAGGGCGGCGTCCTGTTGCTGCCCGCCGACGGGAAGTGGCTGCTGGTCGACACCGCCTCGCAGGGCGTGCACATCGAGCCGCTGGAGGCCACCGACTTCTCCCGGCCGCTGGCCAGGGTGGTCCTCACGTCCGCTCCGGCCACGGTCGTGCCGGAATCCCGTCAACGCGTCGAGGAACTGGCGGCGACCGTGCTGGCGGCCGAGGCGGCCGGCGTGACCCGGTGGTCACTGGATACCGCCGTCGACTACGCCAAGGTGCGCGAGCAGTTCGGCAAGCCGATCGGCAGCTTCCAGGCCGTCAAGCACCTGTGCGCGGAGATGTTGTGCCGCGCCGAGCAGGCCGAGGTGGCCGCCGCCGACGCCGCGCGCGCCGCGGCGGAGTCCGAGCCGGACCAGTTCTCCATCGCGGCGGCCCTCGCCGCGAGCATCGGCATCGCGGCCGCCAAGGCCAACGTCAAGGACTGCATCCAGGTGCTCGGCGGCATCGGCTGCACCTGGGAGCACGACGCGCACCTGTACCTGCGCCGGGCGCACGCCATCGGCCGCTTCCTCGGCGGCGCCGAGCGCTGGTTGCGCCGCGTCACCGAGCTGACCCAGGCCGGTGTGCGGCGGCGCCTGGGTATCGACCTCACCGATGCCGAGGGCCAGCGCGCGCAGATCGCCGCGGCCGTCGCCGGGATCGCCGCGCTGCCCGAGGACGAGCGCCAGGCGGCGCTGGCCGAGGCCGGGCTGCAGGCGCCGCACTGGCCCGCGCCGTACGGGCGTGCCGCGTCACCGGCCGAACAGCTGCTCATCGATCAGGAGATGGCGGCGGCCGGCGTGGTCCGCCCGGACCTGGTGATCGGCTGGTGGGCGGCGCCGACCATCCTCGAGCACGGCACGCCGGAGCAGATCGAGCGTTTCGTGCCGGGCACCCTGCGTGGCGAATTCCTTTGGTGCCAGCTGTTTTCCGAGCCGGGAGCCGGATCGGACCTGGCGTCGCTGCGCACCAAGGCGGTGCGGGGTGACGGGGGCTGGCTGCTCACCGGGCAGAAGGTCTGGACGTCGGCGGCGCACAAGGCGCGGTGGGGCGTGTGCCTGGCGCGCACCGATCCCGACGCACCCAAGCACAAGGGCATCACGTACTTCCTGGTGGACATGCAGGCGCCGGGCATCGAGATCCGCCCGCTGCGCGAGATCACCGGCGACTCGCTGTTCAACGAGGTCTTCCTGGACAACGTGTTCGTCCCCGACGAGCTGGTGGTCGGCGCGGTGAACGACGGCTGGCGGCTGGCCCGGACCACGCTGGCCAACGAGCGCATCGCGATGGCCACCGGCACCGCGCTGGGCAACCCGATGGAGGAGTTGCTCAAGGTGCTGGGGAAGCTCGACCTCGACGCCGCGCAGCAGGATCGGCTCGGCCGGTTGATCGTCATCGCCCAGACCGGCGCGCTGCTGGATCAGCGGATCGCCCAGCTCGCCGTGGGCGGGCAGGACCCGGGTGCGCAGTCCAGCGTGCGCAAGCTCATCGGGGTGCGTTACCGGCAGGCGCTGGCCGAATACATGATGGACGTCTCGGAGGGCGGCGGTCTGGTCCGCAACCACGCGGTCTATGACTTCCTGAACACCCGCTGCCTCACCATCGCCGGCGGCACCGAGCAGATCCTGCTCACCGTGGCCGCCGAGCGGCTCCTCGGCCTACCGCGCTAA
- the hsaD gene encoding 4,5:9,10-diseco-3-hydroxy-5,9,17-trioxoandrosta-1(10),2-diene-4-oate hydrolase: MTATTGELTFESTSRFVEVDVDGPLKLHYHEAGVGNDHTVVLLHGGGPGAASWTNFSRNIPVLAQRFHVLAVDQPGYGLSDKRAEHGQFNHYAARALKGLFDQLGLGRVPLVGNSLGGGTAVRFALDYPDRAGRLVLMGPGGLSINLFAPDPTEGVKRLGRFSAEPTRENLEAFLRVMVYDQKLITPELIDERFALASTPESLTATRAMGMSFAGPDFELGMMWREVHRLRQPVLLIWGREDRVNPLDGALVALKTIPRAQLHVFGQCGHWAQVEKFDEFNKLTVDFLGGA; the protein is encoded by the coding sequence ATGACGGCGACAACGGGGGAGTTGACGTTCGAGTCGACCTCGCGCTTCGTCGAGGTCGATGTCGACGGACCGCTCAAGCTGCACTACCACGAGGCCGGGGTCGGCAACGACCACACCGTGGTGCTGTTGCACGGCGGCGGCCCGGGCGCGGCGAGCTGGACGAACTTCTCGCGCAACATCCCGGTGCTCGCGCAGCGGTTTCATGTGCTGGCCGTCGATCAGCCCGGCTACGGGCTGTCCGACAAGCGTGCCGAGCACGGGCAGTTCAACCACTACGCCGCCCGCGCGCTCAAGGGCCTCTTCGACCAGCTCGGGCTGGGACGCGTTCCGCTGGTGGGTAATTCGCTGGGCGGGGGCACCGCGGTCCGATTCGCCCTCGACTATCCGGACCGGGCCGGCCGGCTCGTGTTGATGGGACCCGGCGGGCTGAGCATCAACCTGTTCGCCCCGGATCCGACCGAGGGCGTCAAGCGGCTGGGGAGGTTCTCCGCCGAACCGACCCGGGAGAACCTCGAGGCCTTCCTGCGCGTCATGGTCTACGACCAGAAGCTGATCACGCCGGAGCTGATCGACGAGCGGTTCGCGCTGGCCAGCACGCCGGAATCGTTGACCGCGACCCGCGCGATGGGAATGTCCTTCGCGGGGCCCGACTTCGAGCTCGGCATGATGTGGCGCGAGGTGCACCGGCTGCGCCAGCCCGTACTGCTGATCTGGGGCCGCGAGGACCGGGTCAACCCGCTCGATGGCGCGCTGGTCGCGCTGAAGACCATTCCGCGTGCGCAGCTCCACGTTTTCGGGCAATGTGGGCACTGGGCGCAAGTGGAGAAGTTCGACGAGTTCAACAAGTTGACCGTGGATTTCCTTGGAGGCGCGTGA
- a CDS encoding serine/threonine-protein kinase, whose translation MPEEPRSDNVAPVPSGIAAELAAAGFEDARQVARGGAGVIYCCYETALGRSVAVKVLPSHIDDDSRERFLREGYAMGGLSGHPNIVNILRVGVTASGKPYIVMPYHSADSLAVRLRREGPVPWPEALHIGVKLCGALETAHRTGTLHRDIKPANILVNDYGEPQLSDFGIAHIEGGYETATGFFSGTIDFTAPEVMTGNPATVASDMYSLGATLYALIAGNAAHERKKGEDLIAQYLRISTTGVPDMRPDGIPDAVCSAIERAMSIDPAERPASAEEFGRELQAAQRRNGLKPDAMAITGRPSAVAADVPYAAPAPPGGHSEVARPPAPNTASMPAPPRLPTGHDDPTSAISAPIDHGLQTAALPQSGPAELSEAASLLRGVHGSPTQPKVPPPGSTAPSGGAQGPPRGGNRARVAAWFAEPGKKRNRIALAAGAVALVVLLVIGGVYFALSPDDNAGSKGASGQPTAQPPMQWKPITNARISRDAAATTQADGTIWIFGGIRSDGGLTGVQEGYDPVIDSWKVGDDLPVPVSHAMAVTWQGNPVVLGGWKSEGGKNVASDQVWRVINSRWVELPHLLQPRAAAAAAVVGDRLVVTGGVDASGALLNTTEVFDGNAWTLGAPIPTPRRMLAAASDGKLIYTVGGADGAGDLATVEAYDPGAKAWTPLPALSQPRSDFGVAIVDGRLVAAGGMSAGQVLKSVAAFDLMTKTWSGLPDMMTPRHGMAVDAVEKSVYAIGGSTAPGDGQLTSSAEALKLPPRRIQPAAQWRSLPDAPTPRLMMAWAVQGDKIWILGGLRNGAALQTVESYDPRTGAWQTGPPLPIPLHHATAATYRGEVVVLGGASDQLADASDKVFALRGGNWVELPHLTHARAAPAAAVVGDKLVAVGGQNAKQLVPQTEVFDGNSWKDAADMPTPREHLAAVSDGTYVYAIGGRFLSADKNSAANERFDPQSGAWTKLVGMPTPRGSYGATYLDGRIVVAGGEEPTMVLNVVEMYDIADGKWSTLPPMPTARHAEVVATVGNTVYCIGGANRPTHEGPIATVEALDFM comes from the coding sequence ATGCCTGAAGAGCCACGTTCCGACAATGTCGCACCCGTACCGAGCGGCATCGCCGCGGAGCTGGCGGCCGCGGGGTTCGAGGACGCGCGCCAAGTAGCCAGGGGCGGCGCGGGGGTCATCTACTGCTGCTACGAGACCGCCCTCGGGCGAAGCGTTGCGGTCAAGGTGCTCCCGTCGCACATCGACGACGACAGCCGGGAACGGTTCCTTCGCGAGGGGTACGCGATGGGCGGGCTCTCCGGGCATCCGAACATCGTCAACATCCTGCGGGTCGGTGTCACGGCGAGCGGCAAGCCCTACATCGTGATGCCTTACCACTCGGCCGATTCGCTGGCGGTCCGGCTGCGCCGCGAAGGTCCGGTGCCCTGGCCCGAGGCGTTGCACATCGGCGTAAAGCTCTGCGGCGCACTGGAAACCGCGCACCGGACCGGAACCTTGCACCGCGACATCAAGCCGGCGAACATCCTCGTCAACGATTACGGCGAGCCGCAGCTGAGCGATTTCGGAATCGCCCACATCGAAGGCGGGTACGAGACGGCGACCGGGTTCTTCTCCGGCACGATCGATTTCACCGCCCCGGAGGTGATGACGGGCAACCCGGCGACCGTGGCCTCCGACATGTATTCGCTTGGCGCCACGCTGTACGCGCTCATCGCGGGCAATGCCGCGCACGAGCGCAAGAAGGGTGAGGACCTGATCGCGCAGTATCTGCGGATCAGCACCACCGGGGTCCCGGACATGCGTCCCGACGGCATCCCCGACGCGGTGTGCTCGGCGATCGAGAGGGCGATGTCGATCGACCCGGCCGAGCGGCCAGCGTCGGCCGAGGAGTTCGGCCGCGAGTTGCAGGCCGCCCAGCGCCGCAACGGTCTGAAACCCGACGCGATGGCCATCACCGGACGGCCCTCCGCCGTGGCGGCGGATGTCCCGTATGCCGCCCCGGCCCCACCCGGCGGCCACAGCGAGGTGGCGCGGCCGCCCGCCCCGAACACGGCGAGCATGCCCGCCCCGCCACGGCTGCCGACCGGGCACGACGATCCGACCTCCGCCATCAGCGCCCCGATCGACCACGGGCTTCAGACCGCGGCTTTGCCGCAGTCGGGGCCCGCCGAGCTGTCCGAGGCGGCCAGCCTGCTGCGCGGAGTGCACGGGTCGCCGACGCAACCCAAGGTGCCCCCGCCCGGGAGCACCGCACCATCGGGCGGGGCCCAGGGACCACCGCGGGGCGGGAACCGGGCTCGGGTGGCCGCGTGGTTCGCGGAGCCGGGCAAGAAGCGAAACCGCATCGCGTTGGCGGCCGGCGCGGTAGCCCTGGTCGTGCTGTTGGTGATCGGTGGTGTCTATTTCGCGCTTTCGCCCGACGACAACGCCGGTTCGAAGGGCGCTTCCGGACAACCGACCGCGCAGCCGCCCATGCAGTGGAAGCCGATCACCAACGCACGCATTTCGCGGGACGCGGCGGCCACCACGCAGGCCGACGGCACGATCTGGATCTTCGGCGGGATCCGCAGCGACGGTGGCCTCACCGGGGTGCAGGAGGGGTATGACCCCGTCATCGACAGCTGGAAGGTCGGCGACGACCTGCCGGTCCCCGTTTCGCACGCGATGGCCGTCACCTGGCAGGGCAACCCCGTCGTGCTCGGCGGCTGGAAGTCCGAGGGCGGCAAAAACGTGGCGAGCGACCAGGTTTGGCGGGTCATCAACAGCCGCTGGGTCGAGCTTCCGCACCTGTTGCAGCCCCGGGCGGCCGCGGCGGCCGCCGTGGTGGGCGACCGCCTGGTCGTTACGGGCGGCGTCGACGCGAGCGGCGCGCTGCTGAACACCACCGAGGTGTTCGACGGCAACGCCTGGACCCTCGGCGCGCCCATCCCGACCCCGCGGCGAATGCTGGCGGCGGCCTCGGACGGCAAGCTGATCTACACCGTGGGCGGCGCCGACGGCGCCGGGGACCTGGCGACGGTCGAGGCCTACGACCCGGGCGCGAAAGCGTGGACGCCGCTGCCCGCGCTGAGCCAGCCGCGCAGCGATTTCGGTGTGGCCATCGTCGACGGGCGTCTGGTCGCGGCCGGGGGCATGTCGGCGGGACAAGTCCTCAAGAGCGTCGCCGCGTTCGACCTGATGACCAAGACGTGGTCCGGACTGCCCGACATGATGACCCCGCGCCACGGCATGGCGGTCGACGCCGTGGAGAAGTCCGTGTACGCGATCGGCGGGTCGACCGCCCCCGGGGACGGCCAGCTCACCTCGTCGGCCGAGGCGCTCAAACTGCCGCCCCGCAGGATCCAGCCCGCGGCGCAATGGCGCTCGCTGCCCGACGCGCCGACCCCCCGGCTGATGATGGCCTGGGCCGTGCAGGGCGACAAGATCTGGATCCTGGGCGGCCTGCGCAACGGCGCCGCGCTGCAGACCGTCGAGAGCTACGACCCGCGCACCGGCGCCTGGCAGACCGGGCCGCCGCTGCCCATCCCGCTGCATCACGCTACGGCGGCGACCTATCGCGGCGAAGTCGTGGTGCTCGGCGGCGCGAGCGATCAACTCGCCGACGCGTCCGACAAGGTGTTCGCGCTGCGCGGCGGCAACTGGGTCGAACTGCCGCATCTCACCCACGCGCGCGCGGCCCCTGCCGCGGCGGTGGTGGGTGACAAGCTCGTCGCGGTCGGCGGCCAGAACGCCAAGCAACTCGTTCCGCAGACCGAGGTCTTCGACGGCAATTCGTGGAAGGACGCCGCCGACATGCCCACGCCGCGCGAACACCTGGCCGCGGTGTCGGACGGCACCTACGTGTACGCGATCGGCGGGCGGTTCCTCTCCGCCGACAAGAACTCCGCGGCGAACGAGCGGTTCGACCCGCAGTCGGGCGCCTGGACCAAGCTGGTGGGCATGCCGACCCCGCGGGGGAGCTACGGCGCGACCTACCTCGACGGCCGCATCGTGGTGGCCGGTGGCGAGGAACCGACGATGGTGCTGAACGTGGTCGAGATGTACGACATCGCCGACGGGAAATGGAGCACGTTGCCCCCGATGCCGACCGCGCGGCATGCCGAGGTGGTGGCGACGGTCGGAAACACGGTCTACTGCATCGGCGGGGCGAACCGGCCGACCCACGAGGGTCCGATCGCCACCGTCGAGGCGCTCGACTTCATGTAA
- the hsaA gene encoding 3-hydroxy-9,10-secoandrosta-1,3,5(10)-triene-9,17-dione monooxygenase oxygenase subunit has protein sequence MTSIQQRDAQSVLADIDDLLPRIRERAQATEDLRRLPDETVQDLQDIGFFTLLQPEQWGGLQCDPTLFYEAVRRLASACGSTGWVSSIIGVHNWHLALFDQQAQEEVWGDDPNVRVSSSYAPMGAGVVTDGGYLVNGSWNWSSGCDHATWAFLGGPVIKDGRPVDFGSFLIPRTEYRIDDVWHVVGLRGTGSNTVVVKDVFVPRHRFLSYKAMNDGTAGGYQTNSAPVYKMPWGTMHPTTISAPIVGMAYGAYDAHVEHQGKRVRAAFAGEKAKDDPFAKVRIAEAASDIDAAWRQLSGNVADEYALLSAGKEIPFELRARARRDQVRATGRAIASIDRLFEASGATALGNDQPVQRFWRDAHAGRVHAANDPERAYQIFGNNEFGLPPGDTMV, from the coding sequence GTGACGTCCATTCAACAGCGTGACGCGCAGTCGGTTCTGGCTGACATCGATGATCTGCTGCCACGGATTCGGGAGCGCGCTCAGGCGACGGAGGATTTGCGGCGGCTGCCCGACGAGACCGTTCAGGATCTCCAGGACATCGGCTTCTTCACCCTGCTGCAGCCCGAACAATGGGGTGGACTGCAATGCGACCCGACGCTGTTCTACGAGGCGGTGCGGCGGCTGGCCAGCGCGTGCGGTTCCACCGGCTGGGTGAGTTCCATCATCGGCGTGCACAACTGGCATCTGGCGTTGTTCGACCAGCAGGCCCAGGAGGAAGTCTGGGGCGACGACCCGAACGTGCGGGTCTCCTCGTCGTACGCGCCGATGGGCGCCGGCGTGGTCACCGACGGGGGATATCTGGTCAACGGTTCCTGGAACTGGTCGTCGGGATGTGACCACGCCACCTGGGCCTTCCTCGGCGGCCCGGTGATCAAGGACGGCCGTCCGGTCGACTTCGGCAGCTTCCTGATCCCGCGCACCGAGTACCGCATCGACGACGTGTGGCACGTCGTCGGCCTGCGCGGCACCGGCAGCAACACCGTGGTCGTCAAGGACGTCTTCGTGCCGCGGCACCGGTTCCTGTCGTACAAGGCGATGAACGACGGCACCGCGGGCGGGTACCAGACAAACTCGGCCCCGGTCTACAAGATGCCTTGGGGCACAATGCACCCCACCACCATCTCGGCGCCGATCGTCGGCATGGCCTACGGGGCGTACGACGCGCACGTGGAGCACCAGGGCAAGCGCGTACGCGCGGCGTTCGCCGGGGAGAAGGCCAAGGACGACCCGTTCGCCAAGGTGCGCATCGCCGAGGCGGCCAGCGACATCGACGCGGCGTGGCGCCAGTTGAGCGGCAACGTCGCCGACGAGTACGCGTTGTTGTCCGCCGGCAAGGAGATCCCGTTCGAACTGCGCGCCCGTGCCCGTCGCGACCAGGTGCGGGCAACCGGGCGCGCGATCGCGTCCATCGATCGGCTGTTCGAGGCGTCCGGCGCCACCGCACTGGGCAATGACCAACCGGTGCAACGGTTCTGGCGCGACGCACACGCCGGCCGGGTGCACGCGGCCAACGATCCCGAGCGGGCCTACCAGATCTTCGGGAACAACGAGTTCGGGTTGCCGCCCGGCGACACCATGGTCTAG
- the hsaB gene encoding 3-hydroxy-9,10-secoandrosta-1,3,5(10)-triene-9,17-dione monooxygenase reductase subunit translates to MSAPIDPRAFRQVLGQFCTGITIITTVHDDVPVGFACQSFAALSLDPPLVLFCPTKVSRSWQAIEATGRFCVNVLREKQKDVSARFGSKEPDKFAGIDWHPSELGSPIIDGSLAYIDCTVASVHDGGDHFVVFGAVQSLSEAPKIKPRPLLFYRGEYTGIEPDKTTPAQWRDDLEAFLTATTNDTWL, encoded by the coding sequence ATGTCTGCGCCGATCGACCCGCGGGCCTTCCGGCAGGTGCTGGGCCAGTTCTGCACCGGCATCACGATCATCACCACGGTGCACGACGACGTTCCGGTCGGCTTTGCCTGCCAGTCATTCGCGGCGCTGTCGCTGGACCCGCCCCTGGTGCTCTTCTGCCCCACCAAGGTGTCGCGGTCCTGGCAGGCCATCGAGGCCACCGGCCGGTTCTGTGTCAACGTGCTCAGGGAAAAGCAGAAGGACGTGTCGGCGCGGTTCGGATCGAAGGAGCCGGACAAGTTCGCCGGAATCGACTGGCACCCTTCGGAACTCGGCTCGCCGATCATCGACGGGTCGCTGGCCTACATCGACTGCACGGTGGCCTCCGTGCACGACGGTGGCGACCACTTCGTGGTGTTCGGCGCGGTCCAGTCGTTGTCGGAGGCGCCCAAGATCAAGCCGCGCCCATTGCTGTTCTATCGCGGGGAATACACCGGGATAGAACCGGACAAGACCACACCTGCGCAGTGGCGCGACGACCTGGAGGCATTCCTCACGGCGACCACCAACGACACCTGGCTTTAG
- the kstR gene encoding cholesterol catabolism transcriptional regulator KstR — protein sequence MAVLAESELGSEAQRERRKRILDATMAIASKGGYEAVQMRAVADRADVAVGTLYRYFPSKVHLLVSALGREFSRIDAKTDRSSVAGGTPFQRLNFMVGKLNRAMQRNPLLTEAMTRAYVFADASAASEVDQVEKLIDSMFARAMADGEPTEDQYHIARVISDVWLSNLLAWLTRRASATDVSKRLDLAVRLLIGDTEGK from the coding sequence GTGGCGGTATTGGCCGAGTCCGAACTCGGCTCCGAGGCACAGCGGGAACGGCGCAAGCGCATCCTGGACGCCACCATGGCCATCGCGTCCAAGGGCGGCTATGAGGCGGTCCAGATGCGCGCCGTCGCGGACCGGGCCGACGTGGCGGTGGGCACGCTGTACCGGTATTTCCCGTCGAAGGTGCACCTGCTGGTGTCGGCCCTGGGCCGCGAATTCAGCCGCATCGACGCCAAGACCGACCGCTCGTCGGTCGCCGGGGGCACGCCGTTTCAGCGGCTGAACTTCATGGTCGGCAAGCTCAACCGGGCGATGCAGCGCAATCCCCTGCTCACCGAGGCGATGACGCGTGCCTACGTCTTCGCCGACGCCTCCGCGGCCAGCGAGGTCGACCAGGTCGAGAAGCTCATCGATTCGATGTTCGCCCGGGCCATGGCCGACGGCGAACCGACCGAGGACCAGTACCACATCGCCCGGGTGATCTCCGACGTCTGGCTGTCCAACCTGCTCGCCTGGCTCACCCGGCGCGCCTCGGCGACCGACGTCAGCAAGCGACTGGACCTGGCCGTGCGGCTGTTGATCGGGGACACCGAAGGCAAGTAA
- the hsaC gene encoding iron-dependent extradiol dioxygenase HsaC gives MSIRSLGYLRIEATDMAAWREFGLKVLGMVEGKGSTEGALYLRMDDFPARLVIVPGERDHLMEAGWECANAEGLQEIRNRLDVEGVPYKEATAAELADRRVAEMIRFSDPSGNCLEVFHGVALEHRRVVSPYGHKFVTGEQGLGHVVLSTRDDDEALHFYRDVLGFKLRDSMRMPPQVVGRPADGEPAWLRFFGCNPRHHSLAFLPLPTPSGIVHLMMEVENADDVGLCLDRALRRKVPMSATLGRHVNDLMLSFYMKTPSGFDVEFGCEGRQVEDDDWVARESTAVSLWGHDFTVGARG, from the coding sequence ATGAGCATCCGTTCGCTGGGCTATCTACGCATCGAGGCCACCGACATGGCGGCCTGGCGTGAATTCGGCCTGAAGGTGCTCGGCATGGTCGAGGGCAAGGGCAGCACCGAAGGCGCGCTCTACCTGCGCATGGACGATTTCCCCGCCCGGCTGGTCATCGTGCCCGGCGAGCGTGACCACCTCATGGAGGCCGGCTGGGAGTGCGCCAATGCCGAAGGGCTGCAAGAAATCCGGAACCGGCTCGACGTCGAGGGCGTGCCGTACAAGGAGGCCACCGCCGCCGAACTGGCGGATCGCCGGGTCGCCGAGATGATCCGGTTCTCCGACCCGTCCGGCAACTGCCTGGAGGTGTTCCACGGCGTCGCGCTCGAGCACCGCCGCGTGGTCAGCCCGTACGGGCACAAGTTCGTCACCGGCGAGCAGGGACTGGGGCACGTGGTGTTGTCCACCCGCGACGACGACGAGGCCCTGCACTTCTACCGGGACGTTCTCGGGTTCAAGCTGCGCGACTCCATGCGGATGCCGCCGCAGGTGGTCGGTCGGCCCGCCGACGGGGAACCGGCCTGGCTGCGGTTCTTCGGTTGCAATCCGCGGCACCACAGCCTGGCTTTCCTGCCGCTGCCGACGCCCAGCGGCATCGTGCACCTGATGATGGAGGTCGAGAACGCCGACGACGTCGGGCTGTGCCTCGACCGGGCGTTGCGCCGCAAGGTGCCCATGTCGGCCACGCTGGGCCGGCACGTCAACGACCTGATGCTGTCTTTCTACATGAAGACGCCCAGCGGGTTCGACGTCGAATTCGGCTGCGAGGGAAGGCAAGTCGAGGACGACGACTGGGTCGCCCGGGAGAGTACCGCCGTGAGTTTGTGGGGCCACGACTTCACGGTCGGCGCCCGCGGATAG
- a CDS encoding ferredoxin--NADP reductase has protein sequence MAEANLDEPLGDHVLELQIAEVVAETDDARSLVFAVPDDPGDPDIPPERLRYAPGQFLTLRVPSERTGSVARCYSLCSSPFTDDALTVTVKRTAGGYASNWLCEHARAGMRIHVLAPSGNFVPKTLDDDFLLLAAGSGITPIMSIAKSALAEGGGQVTLLYANRDEKSVIFSGALRDLSAKYPDRLTVVHWLESLQGMPSVAALAKLAAPYTDRPVYICGPGPFMNAARDALESLKVPAAQVHIEVFKSLDSDPFAAVKIDDTAPGDAPPATAVVQLDGETHTVSWPRNAKLLDVLLAKGLDAPFSCREGHCGACACTLRSGKVSMEVNDVLEQQDLDDGLILACQSHPESDSVEVTYDE, from the coding sequence TTGGCCGAGGCCAATCTCGACGAGCCGCTCGGCGACCACGTCCTGGAACTGCAGATCGCCGAGGTCGTCGCAGAAACCGACGACGCGCGGTCGCTGGTGTTCGCGGTGCCCGACGATCCGGGTGACCCCGACATCCCGCCCGAACGGCTGCGCTACGCGCCGGGGCAGTTCTTGACGCTGCGCGTCCCCAGCGAGCGCACCGGCTCGGTGGCCCGCTGCTACTCGCTGTGCAGCTCGCCGTTCACCGACGACGCGCTGACCGTCACGGTCAAGCGGACCGCGGGCGGGTACGCGTCGAACTGGCTGTGCGAGCACGCGCGGGCGGGCATGCGGATCCACGTGCTGGCCCCGTCGGGCAACTTCGTGCCGAAGACGCTCGACGACGACTTCCTACTGCTGGCCGCGGGCAGCGGGATCACCCCGATCATGTCGATCGCCAAGTCGGCCCTCGCCGAGGGCGGCGGCCAGGTGACGCTGCTGTACGCGAATCGCGACGAGAAGTCGGTGATCTTCTCCGGTGCGCTGCGCGACCTGTCCGCCAAGTATCCCGACCGGCTCACGGTGGTGCACTGGCTGGAATCGCTGCAGGGGATGCCGAGCGTCGCCGCGCTGGCGAAGCTCGCCGCCCCCTATACCGATCGGCCGGTGTACATCTGCGGGCCCGGCCCCTTCATGAACGCGGCCCGCGACGCGCTGGAGTCGCTGAAAGTGCCTGCGGCGCAAGTGCATATCGAGGTGTTCAAGTCGCTGGACTCCGATCCGTTCGCGGCGGTGAAGATCGACGACACCGCCCCGGGCGACGCGCCGCCGGCCACCGCCGTGGTGCAGCTGGACGGTGAGACCCACACCGTGTCGTGGCCGCGGAATGCCAAGCTGCTCGACGTGCTGCTGGCGAAGGGCCTCGACGCGCCGTTCTCCTGCCGCGAGGGCCACTGCGGCGCGTGTGCGTGCACCCTGCGCAGCGGCAAGGTCAGCATGGAGGTCAACGACGTGCTCGAACAGCAGGACCTCGACGACGGCCTCATCCTGGCCTGTCAATCTCACCCCGAATCTGATTCGGTAGAAGTCACCTACGACGAATAG